In one window of Gemmatimonadota bacterium DNA:
- a CDS encoding DUF2851 family protein: protein MLKIADSDIAEALIWHLWQERLPRSGRLRLTDGRTLRLYHPGTLNPDSGPDFLQAVLSFGPGKRLRGDVEIHVRPADWQRHGHSRDPNYNNVVLHVVMWHDEKIPVVQKQNGQYVPTLVLSEHLQHGLDRIRRQYRQRLEVPAPVGYPCQSLMKRLSVERVHALLDRKGSDRFRQKAVAMARRMKRVSAEQALYEAAMRAAGYVKNTDACQALARRLPLAMIRTLVGTGGGHRIIDLQALLFGVAGLLPSQRLAYRGEILNDPYVSEIEARWEAFRRSVPVRSMQEHDWLFFRLRPFNFPTVRLAAMSYFIAAGLQDGLDTLIAGPINSGNERGPAALLRLIARQLEEMTRPLPGDYWLKHTVFGEPSRTARTALIGRDRQRGLMVDVVLPFIYALADRDSRSDRMRLVREMYTGYGRQASNSVIQSMTNLLFHDTPEKKATIDRAILQQGMLQIDRETCRNKACGQCVMNGSVYPPDARS from the coding sequence ATGCTGAAAATTGCCGATTCGGATATCGCGGAAGCGCTCATCTGGCACCTCTGGCAGGAAAGACTGCCGCGGTCGGGAAGGCTCCGGTTGACCGACGGCAGGACGCTCAGGCTATATCACCCCGGTACGCTGAATCCCGACAGCGGGCCCGATTTCCTCCAGGCGGTTTTGTCCTTCGGACCGGGGAAACGCCTCCGCGGCGACGTAGAGATCCATGTCAGACCCGCCGACTGGCAGCGGCACGGCCATAGCCGGGACCCAAATTACAATAACGTGGTACTTCACGTCGTCATGTGGCACGACGAGAAGATACCGGTCGTTCAGAAGCAGAACGGGCAGTACGTCCCCACGCTGGTGTTATCCGAGCACCTTCAGCATGGCCTGGACCGGATACGCAGACAGTACCGGCAGAGGCTGGAGGTACCGGCGCCTGTCGGCTACCCCTGCCAGAGCCTGATGAAGCGGCTTTCCGTAGAGCGCGTACACGCATTGCTCGATCGCAAGGGTTCCGACCGCTTCCGGCAAAAAGCCGTGGCCATGGCACGGAGGATGAAACGGGTTTCGGCGGAACAGGCGCTCTATGAAGCTGCCATGCGGGCCGCGGGTTACGTCAAGAACACCGATGCCTGCCAGGCACTCGCCCGCCGCCTGCCCCTGGCCATGATACGTACCCTGGTCGGCACGGGCGGCGGGCATCGAATCATCGATCTGCAGGCCTTGCTGTTCGGGGTAGCCGGGCTGTTGCCCTCCCAGCGGCTTGCATACCGCGGGGAAATCCTGAACGACCCTTACGTCAGCGAAATCGAAGCACGCTGGGAAGCCTTCAGGCGGTCCGTCCCCGTCCGGTCCATGCAGGAACATGACTGGTTGTTTTTTCGGTTGAGACCGTTTAACTTTCCCACGGTCCGGCTTGCCGCCATGAGTTACTTCATCGCGGCGGGCCTGCAGGACGGGCTGGACACGTTGATCGCCGGCCCGATCAACTCAGGTAACGAACGGGGGCCGGCAGCGCTGCTGCGACTGATCGCGCGGCAGCTTGAGGAAATGACCAGGCCGCTGCCCGGAGACTACTGGCTGAAGCATACCGTGTTCGGGGAACCATCGCGGACGGCCCGAACGGCCCTGATCGGCCGTGACCGCCAGCGGGGCCTGATGGTCGACGTGGTCCTTCCGTTCATCTATGCCCTCGCCGACCGGGACAGCCGGTCGGACCGGATGCGGCTTGTCCGGGAGATGTACACCGGATACGGCAGACAGGCCAGCAACAGCGTGATCCAATCGATGACGAACCTGCTTTTTCACGATACGCCGGAGAAGAAGGCGACCATCGACCGGGCCATCCTTCAGCAAGGCATGCTGCAGATAGACCGGGAGACCTGCCGAAACAAGGCCTGCGGCCAGTGCGTGATGAACGGCTCGGTGTACCCGCCAGACGCACGGAGTTAA
- a CDS encoding lysophospholipid acyltransferase family protein encodes MSAIYSILQLISVVIFTLAFGLTAMMLSPFNPSGRLVHWFARWWARTLLWVGRVPVRLDGLDHIPRGQPCVLVANHASAADIPILFGFLPIQFRIIAKDSLFHIPVLGWCMRLAGYISINRTNPKKAMRSLRKAARQIREGYPAVVFPEGTRSRTGELQPFKTGAFLLAIESGVPVVPVGISGSFDILVRGSMKIRPDAQVGVRIGAPIATSGYTTKDRRGLAEKARTAVEDCLRRDGR; translated from the coding sequence GTGTCCGCAATCTATTCCATCCTCCAGCTCATCAGCGTGGTGATCTTCACGCTGGCGTTCGGCTTGACGGCCATGATGCTGTCTCCATTCAATCCCTCCGGCAGGCTGGTCCACTGGTTCGCCCGCTGGTGGGCGCGCACCCTGCTGTGGGTGGGCCGCGTGCCGGTCCGCCTCGACGGACTGGACCATATTCCGCGGGGACAGCCCTGCGTGCTGGTCGCCAATCACGCCAGCGCGGCGGACATACCCATCCTGTTCGGTTTCCTGCCCATACAGTTCAGGATCATCGCCAAGGATTCCCTGTTCCACATACCCGTTCTGGGATGGTGCATGCGGTTGGCCGGATACATCAGCATCAACCGTACCAATCCGAAGAAAGCCATGCGGAGTCTGCGGAAAGCGGCACGGCAGATCAGGGAGGGGTATCCCGCCGTGGTCTTCCCGGAAGGCACGAGATCGAGGACCGGCGAACTGCAGCCGTTCAAGACCGGCGCCTTTCTCCTCGCCATAGAATCGGGCGTGCCCGTTGTGCCGGTGGGGATATCCGGCAGCTTTGACATCCTCGTTCGCGGCAGTATGAAAATACGTCCGGACGCACAGGTCGGCGTGCGTATCGGTGCGCCTATTGCGACCAGCGGGTATACCACGAAGGACCGGCGCGGGCTGGCCGAAAAGGCACGGACGGCCGTTGAAGACTGCCTGCGTCGGGATGGGCGGTAG
- a CDS encoding HAD family hydrolase, translating into MGRPVGSIFEVGNAVLFDLDDTLIDRDRARDRFFSFLLNTYFPRLTPEGAAWTDRMETLRALDQGGRGSKTAIYNHCFSDIPGMSPESFADLMRGKLASYVSWSDGAEPLLECLRARRHPMAVVTNGSRSQRAKIDTIGASRYFDAVLISEEVGTAKPDPVIFRQAMSRLNAAPGRSVFIGDSLEHDIAGARNAGMMAVYLNRSGEAGMDESLCDLVVSDLRELSDRVIGLEA; encoded by the coding sequence ATGGGACGACCGGTCGGCTCGATTTTCGAAGTGGGGAACGCGGTTCTCTTCGATCTCGACGACACCTTGATCGACCGCGACCGGGCGCGCGACAGGTTCTTTTCGTTTCTGTTGAATACGTACTTCCCGCGCCTGACGCCGGAAGGGGCCGCGTGGACCGATCGCATGGAGACGCTGCGGGCGCTGGACCAGGGGGGCCGGGGCAGCAAGACGGCGATCTACAATCACTGTTTCAGCGACATACCGGGCATGTCGCCGGAATCGTTTGCGGACCTCATGCGCGGCAAGCTGGCGTCCTACGTTTCCTGGTCGGATGGCGCCGAGCCGCTATTGGAATGCCTTCGCGCCAGACGGCACCCCATGGCCGTGGTCACCAACGGTTCAAGGTCCCAGAGAGCGAAGATCGACACCATAGGTGCGTCGAGGTATTTCGACGCGGTTCTGATCTCGGAAGAAGTGGGGACCGCCAAGCCGGATCCGGTTATTTTCAGACAGGCGATGTCTCGGCTGAACGCCGCACCCGGCCGGTCCGTCTTTATCGGGGACAGCCTGGAGCACGATATCGCGGGCGCCAGGAACGCCGGGATGATGGCGGTGTATCTCAACCGGAGCGGAGAGGCGGGTATGGACGAATCCCTGTGTGACCTGGTCGTCTCCGACTTGAGGGAGCTGTCGGACCGGGTGATCGGCCTTGAGGCCTGA